The following proteins are encoded in a genomic region of Alphaproteobacteria bacterium:
- a CDS encoding EAL domain-containing response regulator — protein MRLLAIDDEPDICELVAEIAVDLHYEVRQAPTADAVFAELAAFTPDVIVLDLMMPGMDGVEWLRVLANKARNAKICLISGSDLRVLNSARRLGSAHGLDVFAVFEKPIDVQQLRAALLELRGGEVSEVAGADIAQALAAGQLVPYFQPVVSITERTLFGTEALLRWLHPSRGLLFPGDFLDRAQEDGMLQPITHYVLNQAVAAVAAWREAGLTITVAINVTASSLLDLTLPDQIGDMCARAKVPPEQIILEVTETEAMRDTKRTMDVLLRLRLRGFGLAIDDFGTGHSSLRELQRMPFSEMKIDKSFVMDMATSRDCRVIVNAIIDLGHNLGLKIVAEGVEDIRAWGMLAEKGCDLAQGYYIAKAMPAEQVPAWSSNWQAGQRRG, from the coding sequence ATGCGCCTCCTCGCCATCGACGACGAACCCGACATTTGCGAACTGGTCGCGGAAATCGCCGTCGATCTTCATTACGAAGTGCGCCAGGCGCCGACCGCCGACGCCGTATTCGCCGAGCTGGCGGCCTTCACGCCGGACGTGATCGTCCTCGATTTGATGATGCCGGGCATGGACGGCGTGGAATGGCTGCGGGTGCTGGCGAACAAGGCGCGCAACGCGAAAATCTGCCTCATCAGCGGCTCCGACCTGCGGGTATTGAACAGCGCCCGCCGTCTGGGCAGCGCGCACGGCCTCGATGTCTTCGCCGTCTTCGAAAAACCGATCGATGTGCAGCAACTGCGCGCCGCGCTGCTGGAATTGCGCGGCGGCGAAGTGTCCGAAGTCGCCGGAGCGGATATCGCCCAGGCGCTGGCCGCCGGACAGCTGGTGCCGTATTTTCAGCCGGTCGTCAGCATCACCGAAAGAACCCTGTTCGGAACCGAGGCGCTGCTGCGCTGGCTGCATCCGAGCCGCGGCCTGCTCTTTCCGGGCGATTTCCTCGACCGCGCTCAGGAAGACGGGATGCTGCAGCCGATCACCCATTATGTGCTGAATCAAGCCGTCGCCGCCGTCGCCGCATGGCGCGAAGCCGGACTTACGATCACCGTGGCGATCAACGTCACCGCGAGCTCGCTGCTCGACCTCACCCTTCCCGACCAGATCGGCGATATGTGCGCGCGCGCCAAGGTTCCTCCCGAGCAGATCATTCTCGAAGTCACCGAAACCGAGGCCATGCGCGATACCAAGCGGACGATGGACGTCCTGCTGCGGCTACGGCTGCGCGGCTTCGGCCTCGCCATCGACGATTTCGGCACCGGCCATTCTTCCTTGCGCGAATTGCAGCGCATGCCGTTCAGCGAAATGAAGATCGACAAAAGCTTCGTCATGGACATGGCGACGAGCCGCGACTGCCGCGTGATCGTCAACGCCATCATCGATCTCGGCCATAATCTCGGACTCAAGATCGTGGCCGAAGGCGTCGAGGATATCCGCGCCTGGGGCATGCTGGCCGAAAAAGGCTGCGATCTCGCGCAAGGCTATTACATCGCCAAGGCCATGCCCGCCGAGCAGGTTCCGGCATGGTCGAGCAACTGGCAGGCCGGGCAGCGGCGGGGGTAA
- a CDS encoding glycosyltransferase, with the protein MTGDSLSANIPVFSSMNITFLAHGFRGDVQPFIPLADGLQKAGHRVLFAAPTNFRPLVTEHGLEFFDLGVDAEAFVQQPATQKWLKTGNNPVAYLRQAARVMLPFMEDVTETSLEACRGADAVIFSPASFNGYLIAEKLKIKAVGAFLQPVIYPASGYPFPIASLASAAAWMMVKPSMQRIRRRLDMPADSNKNIFAKMKAERMPMLHGYSTQIVPRPDSWPEWARTGGYWFLDAHKEWRPPPALERFLSAGEKPVYIGFGSMSVDDPEGVQTAITRAISMTGARAVVAAGWSGLSGEAASSDRIFSVASAPHDWLFPRVAATVHHVGAGTTAASMRAGTPQVPVPFFGDQPFWAKRATALGVAAKPIPCERLTAERLARGIDQALRPACISRAAETGQRLRAEDGVAHAVRDFHQLIASASPPQPL; encoded by the coding sequence ATGACAGGGGATTCACTGTCGGCGAATATACCGGTATTTAGCAGCATGAACATCACCTTTCTCGCTCATGGTTTTCGCGGCGATGTGCAGCCGTTCATTCCGCTGGCTGACGGCTTGCAGAAAGCCGGACATCGCGTGCTGTTCGCGGCGCCCACCAATTTTCGTCCGCTCGTTACGGAGCATGGGCTGGAGTTTTTCGATCTCGGCGTCGATGCCGAGGCTTTCGTGCAGCAGCCGGCGACTCAAAAATGGCTGAAGACAGGCAACAATCCCGTCGCCTATTTGCGTCAGGCCGCGCGCGTCATGCTGCCATTCATGGAAGATGTCACCGAGACGTCGCTTGAGGCGTGCAGGGGAGCCGATGCCGTCATCTTCTCGCCCGCGAGCTTTAACGGCTATCTGATCGCGGAGAAGCTGAAGATCAAGGCCGTGGGCGCGTTTCTCCAGCCGGTGATATATCCCGCCAGCGGTTATCCTTTTCCGATTGCTTCGCTTGCCAGCGCGGCCGCATGGATGATGGTCAAGCCCAGCATGCAGCGGATTCGGCGGCGGCTTGATATGCCCGCGGATTCCAATAAAAATATCTTCGCCAAAATGAAAGCCGAGCGCATGCCCATGCTGCATGGCTACAGCACGCAAATCGTGCCGCGCCCCGACTCGTGGCCGGAATGGGCGCGCACCGGCGGCTACTGGTTCCTGGATGCGCATAAGGAATGGAGGCCGCCACCGGCGCTCGAGCGGTTTTTGTCGGCGGGCGAGAAGCCGGTCTATATCGGCTTCGGCAGCATGTCGGTCGATGATCCCGAGGGCGTTCAAACGGCGATTACGCGTGCGATCTCCATGACCGGCGCGCGCGCGGTCGTGGCTGCCGGATGGTCGGGCCTGAGCGGGGAAGCGGCAAGCTCGGATCGAATATTTTCCGTCGCTTCCGCGCCGCACGACTGGCTGTTCCCGCGCGTCGCGGCGACGGTGCATCATGTGGGCGCGGGCACGACGGCGGCCTCGATGCGCGCGGGAACGCCGCAAGTGCCGGTGCCTTTCTTCGGAGATCAGCCATTCTGGGCCAAGCGGGCCACGGCGCTCGGAGTCGCTGCCAAGCCGATCCCATGCGAGAGGCTGACGGCGGAACGCTTGGCGCGAGGCATCGATCAGGCGCTGCGGCCCGCATGTATCAGCCGCGCCGCGGAGACGGGACAGCGCTTGAGAGCCGAAGACGGCGTCGCGCATGCCGTCAGGGATTTTCATCAGCTCATCGCGTCGGCCTCGCCGCCGCAGCCGCTATAA
- the lpxK gene encoding tetraacyldisaccharide 4'-kinase yields MMRQPRFWQEKGHPASTMLGPVAFTWNAAGKLRRLITRQRKTPIPSICVGNVTVGGAGKTPVTIAIAEILRELGGLPAIATRGYGARIGHGVVHVDPLYHTAADVGDEPLLLVRAAPCYVSHDRYQAALAAKIGGASHVIFDDGMQNPRLAYDAVFLVIDGGYGIGNGLILPAGPLRESLADALKRCHAVVIIGEDLHGVAAHIPAGKPVFRAAVVPEFLPDLPPSGKFLAFAGIARPEKFFETCRNAGLHLAGTESFADHYPYTATDMETLDKQAVALNAGLLTTAKDAVRLPADWAGRVKTLAVKLQFDDPRTIRQFLPNIHHAWSFAS; encoded by the coding sequence ATGATGCGCCAGCCGCGCTTCTGGCAGGAAAAGGGCCACCCGGCTTCTACGATGCTTGGGCCGGTCGCTTTTACATGGAACGCCGCCGGAAAATTGCGCCGCTTGATCACGCGGCAGAGGAAAACCCCGATCCCCTCGATATGCGTCGGCAACGTGACGGTCGGAGGCGCGGGAAAAACGCCGGTGACGATCGCGATCGCCGAGATATTGCGGGAACTTGGCGGACTTCCCGCCATTGCCACGCGCGGTTATGGCGCGCGCATCGGGCATGGCGTCGTGCATGTCGATCCCCTGTATCATACGGCGGCGGACGTAGGGGATGAGCCGTTGCTGCTTGTCCGGGCCGCCCCCTGTTACGTCAGCCATGATCGTTACCAAGCCGCGCTCGCCGCCAAGATCGGCGGCGCGAGCCATGTCATCTTCGATGACGGGATGCAAAATCCCCGCCTTGCCTATGATGCCGTGTTTTTAGTAATCGACGGCGGTTATGGAATCGGGAATGGATTGATCCTTCCCGCGGGGCCGCTTCGAGAATCCCTCGCCGATGCGCTCAAACGCTGCCATGCCGTCGTGATCATCGGGGAAGACCTCCATGGCGTCGCGGCGCATATTCCCGCCGGGAAGCCGGTTTTCCGCGCCGCGGTCGTTCCGGAATTTCTGCCGGATTTGCCGCCGTCGGGGAAATTTCTTGCCTTTGCGGGCATTGCGCGGCCCGAGAAATTTTTCGAGACTTGCCGCAACGCCGGTCTGCATCTCGCAGGCACGGAAAGCTTTGCCGATCATTACCCCTATACCGCTACCGACATGGAAACGCTCGACAAGCAAGCCGTGGCGCTGAATGCCGGTCTTCTAACCACCGCCAAGGACGCCGTCAGGCTGCCTGCCGACTGGGCCGGCCGCGTCAAGACGCTTGCGGTCAAGCTCCAATTCGACGATCCGCGCACCATCCGCCAATTCTTACCGAACATTCATCATGCCTGGTCATTCGCTTCGTAA
- a CDS encoding ATP-binding protein, protein MRTFPVPTLPAQKNDCASATKDAVGIGSAAPIALLLLLIGASSPALAANNGVIQNILDSKEVWGNVIFGLLAGTMLTACCYLFFIWIVFRNFSQLLLIFMLLLLTNHMVFANDTVMSMVGMTDPVVREMTRNLSMLLFFLVCIFFTIDFLDLESHMPTMRQALFGLMVLEIAALAAGVFFAPAQIDKFLPLMGAATLSLLLFVGLKGMSLGIPGSITHIVAFLVFLSGALVRPLQELGYLNIPINLDNMIYIAAAVAAIVFAAVISGQFTAEREIKERALQQSNERFLLAAQAANEGLYDWTLASGRVYFSDRCKRIVGHNLKGSVKGLKHLWRMIDAADRPKLRQTLRQFRRSGKNTLSAEFRLARPDGHTLWLFATAVAVRDHENGKIIRLVGSIGDITAKKRSEWAMRLSEARFRSITEAHPVPVMIVKLGTGQIMYASPGAEPLMGVPPSGLFGSNIHKFFADGTAEMLAEIAAQKQLNMKEMVLHHQDGRSTPVAVSARVIDYQGEMAAVLGLYDLSDRKQAEEQIVKQQEALQQSEKMAALGGLLAGVAHELNNPLSVIVGQATLLKESSKEPKTISRGEKIFTAAERCSRIVKSFLAIARRKPPEHKLMQVNEAVSQGLELLTYQLRTENVQLTLELDPNLPQIIGDQDQFTQVISNLVLNGAQAMQAWTGPRNITVKSYLSGSPQQVYLTIADTGPGIPKEIRARVFEPFYTTKAPGTGTGVGLSLCLNIVVAHNGHLDLQDTPGGGATFVITLPIPGQSQQIAAVESAVPEAAAAKKSLRLLLVDDEFELAQTLADLLAEHGHTFDFAINGQVALDKLRSKEFDLILSDMRMPVMDGPTMYREICKDLPRYKNRTIFLTGDTLTTFVSEFLQENPVRFIEKPYTMPDVHRAIAEQLKEVESGARSADSA, encoded by the coding sequence ATGCGGACATTTCCAGTTCCAACTTTACCGGCGCAAAAAAACGACTGTGCATCCGCAACAAAGGATGCCGTCGGGATTGGCAGCGCCGCGCCCATCGCCCTCCTGCTGCTGTTGATCGGCGCATCTTCTCCTGCCCTGGCGGCGAATAACGGCGTCATTCAGAATATCCTCGATTCCAAGGAAGTCTGGGGCAACGTCATTTTCGGGCTTTTGGCCGGCACGATGCTGACGGCTTGCTGTTATTTATTTTTCATCTGGATCGTCTTCCGAAATTTTAGCCAGCTGTTGCTTATTTTCATGCTGCTGCTGCTCACGAACCATATGGTGTTCGCCAACGACACGGTCATGTCCATGGTCGGCATGACCGACCCCGTGGTTCGCGAAATGACGCGCAATCTGTCGATGCTGCTGTTCTTTCTGGTCTGCATATTTTTTACCATCGACTTTCTCGATCTTGAATCGCACATGCCAACCATGCGGCAGGCCTTGTTCGGCCTCATGGTGCTGGAAATTGCGGCGTTGGCGGCAGGGGTTTTCTTCGCCCCCGCGCAAATCGACAAATTTCTTCCGCTCATGGGAGCGGCGACGCTGTCATTATTGTTGTTCGTCGGATTGAAAGGCATGTCTCTCGGCATTCCCGGCTCGATCACGCATATCGTCGCCTTTCTCGTTTTTCTCAGCGGCGCGCTCGTGCGTCCGTTGCAGGAATTGGGATACCTTAATATTCCGATCAATCTCGACAATATGATTTACATCGCCGCCGCCGTGGCGGCGATTGTTTTCGCGGCCGTGATTTCCGGTCAATTCACCGCCGAGCGCGAAATCAAGGAACGCGCCCTGCAGCAAAGCAACGAGCGCTTTCTGCTCGCGGCGCAGGCGGCAAACGAAGGCCTTTACGATTGGACATTGGCGAGCGGAAGGGTTTATTTCTCGGATCGCTGCAAACGGATCGTCGGCCACAATCTCAAAGGCAGCGTCAAGGGGCTTAAGCATCTGTGGCGGATGATCGACGCCGCCGATCGCCCGAAACTGCGCCAGACCTTGCGGCAATTCCGGCGAAGCGGAAAGAACACCTTGAGCGCCGAGTTCAGGCTCGCCAGACCGGATGGCCATACCCTATGGCTCTTCGCCACCGCCGTCGCCGTGCGCGACCACGAAAACGGCAAGATCATCCGCCTCGTCGGATCGATCGGCGATATTACCGCGAAGAAACGCAGCGAATGGGCGATGCGCCTCAGCGAGGCCAGATTCCGCAGCATCACCGAGGCGCACCCGGTGCCGGTCATGATCGTCAAGCTGGGAACCGGGCAGATCATGTATGCCAGCCCCGGCGCGGAACCTCTCATGGGCGTGCCGCCGTCCGGCTTGTTCGGCTCGAACATCCATAAGTTCTTCGCGGACGGCACGGCGGAAATGCTTGCTGAAATCGCCGCTCAGAAGCAGCTCAACATGAAAGAAATGGTGCTGCATCATCAAGACGGCCGCAGCACGCCGGTCGCGGTCTCCGCCCGCGTCATCGATTATCAGGGCGAAATGGCCGCCGTGCTCGGCCTGTATGATTTATCCGACCGCAAACAGGCGGAAGAGCAAATCGTCAAGCAGCAGGAAGCCTTGCAGCAAAGCGAAAAAATGGCGGCTCTGGGCGGCCTTCTGGCAGGCGTGGCGCACGAATTGAATAACCCGTTGTCGGTGATCGTCGGCCAGGCGACCTTGCTCAAGGAAAGCTCCAAGGAGCCCAAGACCATCAGCCGAGGCGAGAAAATATTCACCGCCGCCGAACGCTGCAGCCGCATCGTCAAAAGCTTTCTGGCTATCGCGCGGCGCAAGCCCCCGGAACACAAGCTCATGCAAGTCAATGAGGCGGTCAGCCAGGGGCTGGAACTCCTCACCTACCAGCTTCGCACCGAGAATGTGCAGCTTACGCTGGAGCTCGATCCCAACCTGCCGCAAATCATCGGCGACCAGGATCAATTCACCCAGGTGATCTCGAACCTTGTGCTCAACGGCGCTCAAGCCATGCAGGCGTGGACCGGCCCACGCAACATCACGGTGAAAAGCTATCTCTCCGGCTCGCCGCAACAGGTCTATCTGACCATTGCCGATACCGGCCCCGGCATTCCCAAGGAAATCCGGGCACGCGTGTTCGAGCCTTTTTACACCACCAAAGCCCCCGGCACCGGCACGGGAGTCGGGCTTTCGCTATGCCTGAATATCGTCGTGGCGCATAACGGTCATCTGGATTTGCAGGACACGCCCGGCGGCGGCGCTACTTTTGTCATCACGCTGCCGATTCCGGGGCAATCGCAGCAAATCGCAGCCGTCGAAAGCGCCGTTCCCGAAGCGGCGGCCGCCAAGAAATCCTTGCGGCTGCTTCTGGTCGATGACGAATTCGAACTCGCGCAAACCCTGGCCGACCTGCTGGCGGAACATGGGCATACATTCGATTTCGCCATCAACGGCCAGGTCGCGCTCGACAAGCTGCGCAGCAAGGAATTCGACCTGATCCTGAGCGATATGCGGATGCCGGTGATGGACGGGCCGACCATGTACCGGGAAATCTGCAAGGATTTGCCGCGTTACAAGAATCGCACTATCTTCCTGACCGGCGATACGCTGACGACTTTCGTAAGCGAGTTCCTGCAAGAAAATCCGGTGCGCTTCATCGAAAAACCCTACACCATGCCCGATGTCCATCGCGCCATCGCGGAACAATTAAAAGAAGTCGAGAGCGGCGCGCGCTCCGCGGATTCAGCGTAG
- a CDS encoding IS1595 family transposase, giving the protein MQISSPIFHDETAARKHLEAMRWPNGAHCAFCGQTETVKPLGGKSMGEGWYHCHDCRKKFTVRVGTIFERSHIPLHKWLMGFRLMASSKKGVSAHQLHRTLEITYKSAWFMAHRIRECMAEGGSFSPMGGEGKVVECDETFVGGKEGNKHKNKKGFVRKAPVVSLIERNGRVRSFHVPEVTAKNVGVILHSQVCKKTRIMTDESTVYTKRVMTGFAGHETVNHSAGEYGRGEAHINSAENYFSLLKRGITGTFHHVSQQHLARYVAEFDFRFNTRKITDGERTAVALKGVEGKRLTYRQANV; this is encoded by the coding sequence ATGCAGATTTCTAGCCCCATCTTTCACGACGAAACGGCAGCCCGGAAGCATCTGGAAGCTATGCGCTGGCCTAACGGCGCTCATTGCGCGTTCTGCGGCCAGACCGAAACCGTTAAGCCCCTGGGCGGCAAGTCCATGGGCGAAGGCTGGTATCATTGTCATGACTGCCGCAAGAAATTCACTGTCCGGGTCGGCACGATCTTCGAGCGGTCGCATATCCCATTGCATAAATGGCTTATGGGCTTCCGCCTCATGGCATCGAGCAAGAAGGGCGTATCGGCGCATCAACTGCACCGGACGCTGGAAATCACCTACAAATCGGCTTGGTTTATGGCGCACCGTATCAGGGAATGCATGGCCGAAGGCGGAAGTTTCTCCCCCATGGGCGGCGAAGGCAAAGTTGTGGAATGCGATGAAACCTTTGTTGGCGGCAAAGAAGGCAATAAGCACAAAAATAAAAAGGGCTTTGTCCGCAAGGCTCCCGTTGTTTCCCTGATTGAGCGTAACGGTCGCGTCCGTTCTTTCCATGTGCCGGAAGTTACGGCTAAGAATGTCGGCGTTATTCTGCATAGCCAGGTCTGCAAAAAGACCCGCATCATGACGGATGAAAGCACGGTCTATACCAAGCGTGTCATGACGGGCTTTGCCGGTCATGAAACCGTCAACCATAGCGCCGGGGAATATGGCCGTGGTGAAGCGCATATCAACAGCGCGGAGAACTATTTCAGCCTGTTAAAGCGCGGCATCACTGGTACGTTTCATCATGTGAGCCAGCAGCATTTGGCCCGCTATGTCGCGGAGTTTGATTTCCGTTTCAACACTCGGAAGATAACCGATGGAGAACGGACGGCAGTTGCCCTTAAAGGCGTAGAGGGCAAGCGCCTGACGTATCGACAAGCTAACGTCTGA
- a CDS encoding UDP-2,3-diacylglucosamine diphosphatase has product MPDDQASIPDSAGHRELRFRSIWISDIHLGTRGCRADLLLDFLRHTASEYLYLVGDIVDGWQLRKRWYWPQEHNDVIQKLLRRAHKGAQVIFLPGNHDEAARDYLGLNFGGVLVTNDIIHTTADGKKLLIIHGDQFDAVMGCAKWLAHVGDAAYTMLLGFNVVLNYIRRKLGFSYWSLSAYLKHKVKNAVEHIGDYENFIVMEARRKGASGVVCGHIHHAEMRMIGDILYCNDGDWVESYTALVEHMDGKLQIINWPLERDALLASIQPAA; this is encoded by the coding sequence ATGCCCGACGATCAGGCCTCCATACCGGACTCCGCGGGACATCGCGAATTGCGATTCCGCTCAATCTGGATATCCGACATCCATCTCGGCACGCGCGGATGCCGCGCGGATTTGCTGTTGGATTTTTTGCGCCACACCGCTTCCGAATATCTGTATCTGGTCGGCGATATCGTCGATGGCTGGCAGTTGCGCAAACGCTGGTATTGGCCGCAAGAACATAACGACGTCATTCAAAAGCTGCTGCGCCGCGCGCATAAGGGCGCGCAAGTCATCTTCCTTCCCGGCAATCACGACGAAGCCGCGCGGGATTATCTGGGGCTGAATTTCGGCGGCGTTCTGGTCACCAACGACATCATCCATACGACGGCGGACGGCAAGAAGCTGCTCATCATCCATGGCGACCAGTTCGACGCCGTCATGGGCTGCGCCAAATGGCTGGCGCATGTCGGCGACGCCGCTTACACGATGCTGCTCGGCTTCAATGTCGTGCTGAATTACATACGGCGCAAATTGGGATTTTCATATTGGTCGCTTTCCGCTTACCTCAAGCATAAAGTCAAGAATGCCGTGGAACATATTGGCGATTATGAGAACTTCATAGTCATGGAAGCCAGGCGCAAAGGGGCGAGCGGCGTCGTCTGCGGCCATATCCATCATGCCGAAATGCGCATGATCGGCGATATTCTATACTGCAACGACGGCGACTGGGTCGAATCCTATACCGCGCTGGTCGAGCATATGGACGGCAAATTGCAGATCATCAACTGGCCGCTGGAACGCGACGCGCTGCTGGCATCGATTCAGCCCGCCGCTTAA
- a CDS encoding TldD/PmbA family protein codes for MSDFDPRNLLSDLLKRARTKGVDGVDILFAQEQSRSVRMRLRQIESVDQAETSQIGLRLLIGKRQSIVSTTDFSERALSEMLDRAVNMAKLAPEDPFCGLADPAQIAVNPPALDINDPAEPTTEELVAATRAMEEAALAVPGITTSDEASSDWGRVEVCLLQSNGFEGHYKRSQWGASTAVIAGEGTGMERDYDYTSAVYRADMKSPEAIGRGAGERAVKRLNPRKMPTARIPVVMEPRIASSILGHLASAINGAGIARGTSFLKDKLDQKIFPSGFAVIDDPHRARGPRSRPFDAEGIPTASRRFIDDGMLTSWILDLRSARQLKLQSTGHAGRGASGPPGPGASNLHIAPGKLSPTELISDIREGLYVTELIGMGVNGVTGDYSRGASGFWIENGRIAHAVNEMTIAGNLLDMFQRLTAANDLELRLAYESPTLRIEGMTVAGI; via the coding sequence ATGAGCGACTTCGACCCCCGTAATCTTCTCTCCGATCTGCTGAAACGCGCGCGCACCAAAGGCGTTGATGGCGTCGACATCCTGTTCGCGCAAGAGCAATCGCGCAGCGTGCGGATGCGCCTGCGCCAGATCGAAAGCGTGGATCAGGCTGAAACGTCGCAAATCGGCCTGCGGCTGCTGATCGGCAAGCGGCAATCCATCGTCTCTACCACCGATTTTTCAGAGCGCGCTTTATCCGAAATGCTCGACCGCGCCGTCAACATGGCGAAGCTGGCTCCGGAAGACCCGTTCTGCGGCCTGGCCGATCCAGCCCAGATTGCCGTCAATCCTCCCGCGCTGGATATCAACGACCCCGCCGAACCGACAACCGAGGAACTGGTCGCCGCGACGCGGGCGATGGAAGAAGCGGCGCTGGCCGTCCCCGGCATTACCACCAGCGACGAGGCTTCGAGCGATTGGGGCCGCGTGGAAGTCTGCCTGCTGCAAAGCAACGGCTTCGAGGGCCATTACAAACGCAGCCAGTGGGGAGCCTCGACGGCGGTCATCGCGGGCGAAGGCACCGGCATGGAGCGCGATTACGATTACACCAGCGCGGTCTATCGCGCCGATATGAAATCCCCCGAAGCCATAGGCCGCGGCGCCGGAGAACGCGCCGTCAAGCGACTCAATCCCAGAAAAATGCCGACCGCCAGAATTCCGGTCGTCATGGAGCCGCGCATCGCGTCTTCCATACTCGGCCATCTGGCTTCGGCGATCAACGGCGCGGGGATCGCGCGCGGCACCAGCTTTCTGAAAGACAAGCTCGATCAGAAGATTTTTCCCTCCGGCTTCGCCGTGATCGACGATCCGCATCGCGCGCGCGGACCGCGCTCCCGGCCTTTCGACGCCGAAGGCATTCCGACGGCAAGCCGCCGCTTCATCGATGACGGCATGCTGACCTCATGGATTCTGGATCTGCGCTCGGCGCGGCAGCTTAAGTTGCAAAGCACGGGCCATGCCGGACGCGGCGCAAGCGGCCCGCCCGGCCCAGGAGCCAGCAATCTGCATATCGCCCCAGGCAAACTCTCTCCCACCGAGCTGATAAGCGACATTCGCGAAGGCCTCTATGTCACGGAATTGATTGGCATGGGCGTGAATGGCGTAACGGGAGATTATAGCCGTGGGGCGAGCGGCTTCTGGATCGAAAACGGCCGCATCGCCCATGCGGTCAACGAAATGACCATCGCCGGAAATTTGCTCGATATGTTTCAGCGGCTGACGGCGGCGAACGATCTCGAACTTCGCCTCGCTTATGAATCCCCTACGCTGAGAATCGAAGGCATGACAGTCGCTGGAATCTAG
- a CDS encoding 3-deoxy-D-manno-octulosonic acid transferase, with product MSIFLSSRQRQGKEDAERLSERFGYASHERPEGKLVWIHAASVGEVMSTLLLIQKLAAQHAHAHFLITTGTVTSARVLATRMPPRTVHQFVPVDVPECVTRFMEHWQPDLALWIESELWPNLLYEIRKRKIPAAFINARMSVESQRNWLRFKSWIGDILGTFSVCLTQTEAGQASLRALGAKNVGYCGNLKFAALPLPDNADKREALAAAITDRPVWLFAQSHDGEEAIALEVHRSLIQDYPALLTVIAPRHPVRAPAIVAEIAKAGFSSAQRSLKQMPAAETAIYLADTMGEMGLLYRLVPVCCVGGSFVPVGGHNPIEPALLGSAVAFGPLMANIAEVAEQMLAAKAAKQVGNADELAAFVSSMLQDNAARDAMAENAKAFATAQGQVHDRVIAALAPLIEQAGLA from the coding sequence GTGAGCATTTTCCTTTCCTCGCGCCAGCGGCAAGGCAAGGAAGACGCCGAGCGCCTGTCCGAGCGCTTCGGCTACGCTTCGCATGAGCGCCCGGAAGGCAAGCTGGTATGGATTCACGCCGCCAGCGTGGGCGAAGTCATGTCCACGCTGCTGCTGATCCAGAAACTCGCGGCGCAGCACGCCCACGCGCATTTTCTGATTACGACCGGCACCGTGACGTCGGCGCGGGTTCTCGCGACCAGAATGCCGCCGCGCACCGTCCATCAATTCGTGCCGGTCGACGTGCCGGAATGCGTCACCCGATTTATGGAGCATTGGCAGCCCGATCTCGCTCTATGGATCGAATCGGAGCTTTGGCCCAATCTTCTTTATGAAATCAGAAAGCGGAAGATTCCGGCGGCCTTCATCAACGCCCGCATGTCGGTAGAGTCGCAGCGTAACTGGCTGCGTTTCAAAAGCTGGATCGGCGACATACTGGGAACTTTTTCCGTGTGCCTGACGCAAACGGAAGCCGGGCAAGCCTCGTTGCGGGCGCTCGGCGCGAAAAATGTCGGCTATTGCGGAAATCTTAAATTCGCCGCGCTGCCCCTTCCCGATAACGCGGACAAGCGCGAGGCCCTGGCCGCCGCGATTACGGACAGGCCGGTCTGGCTATTCGCCCAGAGCCATGACGGCGAAGAAGCGATTGCGCTCGAAGTTCATCGCAGCCTCATCCAAGACTATCCGGCGCTGCTGACCGTCATCGCGCCGCGCCATCCCGTGCGCGCGCCCGCCATCGTCGCCGAAATCGCCAAGGCCGGATTTTCATCGGCGCAGCGCAGCCTCAAACAAATGCCCGCCGCCGAGACCGCCATCTATCTCGCCGATACGATGGGCGAGATGGGATTGCTGTACCGACTTGTTCCCGTCTGTTGTGTCGGGGGATCGTTCGTTCCCGTCGGCGGGCATAATCCCATCGAACCGGCCTTGCTCGGCAGCGCCGTAGCTTTCGGGCCTCTCATGGCCAACATCGCGGAAGTCGCGGAGCAAATGCTGGCGGCCAAAGCAGCCAAGCAAGTGGGCAACGCGGATGAGCTTGCCGCTTTCGTGAGTTCGATGCTGCAGGATAACGCGGCGCGCGACGCCATGGCCGAGAACGCCAAAGCCTTCGCCACGGCCCAAGGGCAGGTGCATGACCGCGTGATCGCCGCCCTCGCGCCGCTGATAGAGCAAGCAGGCCTGGCATGA